From Musa acuminata AAA Group cultivar baxijiao chromosome BXJ3-8, Cavendish_Baxijiao_AAA, whole genome shotgun sequence, one genomic window encodes:
- the LOC135644443 gene encoding xyloglucan galactosyltransferase XLT2-like — MESRPQESNLKETKKLLPPPSGAACSPHHPPLKSPAFLPCCQLLTVVCFLLVPLRFFLYARNLSSPRLLLPRPDNSSRPPPPPSANTVTDSCSSGLIFVYDLPTAFNADVLAACDELNPWQSLCVALSNGGFGPPAGELAGVVPANLLPYWYSTDQFSLELIFHRRILAHRCRTVDPSAAAAFYIPFYAGLSVGKHLWSGDAASRDRDSALLLRWIKEQSPWKQSNGSDHFITLGRISWDFHRSGNDGWGGSFLNMAGMEKVTRLIIERNPSDNKDVGVPYPTGFHPRTAAEVRQWQRFVLNRNRSTLFGFAGAPRPQVKDDFRNFLFKECKRAGKGKCRSLDWWKVRRQNRSAAAMRLFLDSTFCLQPKGDSYTRRSMFDCMLVGAVPVVFWRRSAYGQYEWYLPGSGEEREGEWSVFIDSREVKNGTVSVKEVLEGIGEKRARKMRERVVEMIPRLLYAAAEEGLGEGMQDAFDVAVKGVLQRFRGQ; from the coding sequence ATGGAGTCTCGGCCGCAGGAATCCAACCTCAAGgagaccaaaaagctgctgccacCGCCTTCCGGCGCCGCCTGCTCGCCACATCATCCTCCTCTCAAGTCCCCTGCCTTCCTCCCCTGCTGTCAACTCCTGACCGTCGTTTGCTTCCTTCTCGTCCCACTACGTTTCTTTCTTTACGCCCGCAACCTCTCCTCCCCACGCCTCCTCCTACCCCGCCCGGATAACTCCTCTCGGCCTCCTCCACCTCCTTCCGCTAATACCGTCACGGACTCGTGCTCCTCCGGCCTCATCTTCGTCTACGACCTCCCGACAGCCTTCAACGCCGACGTCCTCGCTGCCTGCGACGAACTCAACCCGTGGCAGTCCCTCTGCGTCGCTCTCTCCAACGGCGGTTTCGGTCCTCCTGCTGGTGAACTCGCCGGAGTTGTCCCCGCCAACCTGCTCCCCTACTGGTACTCCACCGACCAATTCTCCTTGGAGCTCATCTTCCATCGCCGCATTCTTGCACACCGGTGCCGCACTGTGGACCCTTCCGCCGCCGCAGCCTTCTACATACCCTTCTACGCAGGCCTCTCCGTCGGCAAGCACCTCTGGTCCGGGGACGCCGCCTCACGAGATCGTGACTCCGCGCTTCTCCTACGCTGGATCAAGGAGCAGTCCCCCTGGAAGCAATCCAACGGATCGGATCACTTCATCACGCTGGGACGGATCTCGTGGGACTTCCACCGGTCGGGGAACGACGGCTGGGGCGGAAGCTTCCTCAACATGGCCGGGATGGAGAAGGTGACCCGCCTCATCATCGAGCGCAACCCATCGGATAACAAGGACGTCGGAGTACCGTATCCGACGGGGTTCCACCCGCGTACCGCCGCCGAGGTCCGACAGTGGCAGCGATTCGTGCTGAACAGGAACCGGTCGACTCTGTTCGGCTTCGCGGGGGCGCCTCGGCCGCAGGTGAAGGACGACTTCCGGAATTTCTTATTTAAGGAGTGCAAGAGAGCGGGGAAGGGCAAGTGCCGGTCGCTGGACTGGTGGAAGGTGCGGCGCCAGAACCGGAGCGCGGCGGCGATGCGCCTGTTCCTGGACTCGACGTTCTGCCTACAGCCAAAAGGCGACAGCTACACCCGGCGGTCCATGTTCGACTGCATGCTGGTCGGGGCGGTGCCGGTGGTGTTCTGGCGGCGAAGCGCGTACGGGCAATACGAATGGTACCTGCCGGGGTCcggagaggagagggagggggAGTGGTCGGTGTTCATCGACAGCCGGGAGGTGAAGAACGGGACGGTGAGCGTGAAGGAGGTATTGGAGGGGATAGGGGAGAAGAGGGCGCGCAAGATGAGGGAGAGGGTGGTGGAGATGATACCGAGGCTGCTTTACGCCGCAGCAGAGGAAGGGCTGGGCGAGGGCATGCAGGACGCCTTCGACGTGGCAGTGAAGGGGGTGCTCCAGCGGTTCCGGGGGCAGTAG
- the LOC135644759 gene encoding growth-regulating factor 10-like: MAGERRSQPLQREEEGGESSPRKLARVLSDEAGIVTMAAPSPLMLGLGLGLGRGVGASKPVFTFMQLQELEHQALIYKYMAAGLPVPVHLVLPIWKSVAASSFGHYSYPSLMGYGSLCLDYRNIMEPEPGRCRRTDGKKWRCSRDVVPNQKYCERHMHRGRNRPRKPVEAGATTPITATSTQLSITVPAVGRQLTTDANTGISGGSRVSPPGQGLSHARVLRNDAAA; encoded by the exons ATGGCGGGCGAACGGAGATCACAGCCGCTGCAACGCGAAGAAGAAGGGGGAGAGTCGTCGCCTCGCAAACTAGCCCGCGTCTTGTCCGATGAAGCTG GGATCGTGACGATGGCGGCGCCGTCGCCTTTGATGCTGGGGTTGGGGCTCGGGCTCGGGAGAGGAGTAGGAGCATCCAAACCGGTGTTCACCTTCATGCAGCTGCAGGAGCTGGAGCACCAGGCGCTCATCTACAAGTACATGGCCGCTGGCCTCCCCGTCCCAGTTCACCTCGTCCTCCCCATCTGGAAGAGCGTCGCTGCCTCCTCCTTCGGCCACTACAGCTACCCTTCCT TGATGGGCTACGGGAGCCTGTGCCTGGACTATCGGAACATCATGGAGCCGGAGCCCGGGCGGTGCAGGAGGACCGACGGCAAAAAGTGGCGGTGCTCCAGAGACGTCGTCCCCAACCAGAAGTACTGCGAGCGCCACATGCACCGGGGCCGCAACCGTCCAAGAAAGCCCGTGGAAGCGGGAGCTACCACCCCGATCACCGCCACTTCTACACAGCTGTCCATTACGGTTCCGGCTGTTGGGCGCCAGCTGACTACCGACGCCAACACCGGCATTAGCGGTGGCAGCCGCGTGTCTCCGCCAGGGCAGGGCCTATCGCACGCTCGCGTCCTTCGAAACGACGCTGCTG CTTGA
- the LOC103993200 gene encoding subtilisin-like protease SBT1.1, translating into MVPSLSLMLMVVQFLMAQVHPYAYTSMKGRTYIVHMDATEIAALDDSLGGATRWPQAMLDSLSLSRGEGEAEPAPQLLYVYDTALSGFAATLSAKQAESLRQLDGVLTAYPDELIHLHTTHSPDFLGLNPGKGLWSSRNLASDIVVGVIDTGIWPEHASFSDTGYSGVNLSRWRGACEAGRGFSASNCNRKLVGARAFWKGYQAVGSRINETSEYRSARDSQGHGTHTASTAAGNIVAGASLLGNAKGSAKGMRYTARVAAYKACWNSGCASSDILAAVDRAVADGVDVLSLSLGGGSREYYSDSVAIAAFGAVRKGVFISCSAGNSGPYESTVSNTAPWIMTVAASYLDRRFPTSVKLGDGRTFEGASLYAGKPTELVPIVYGDTAGGRGARFCIAGSLSSKRVMGKMVLCDRGLISRTEKGEQVKLAGGVAMLLLNSEEQGEELFADLHVLPASSLGAAATTAIKSYIASSKTPTAMITFQGTVYGKTAPMMAAFSSRGPSLVGPDIIKPDVTAPGVAILAAWPPSVSPSLVDSDQRRVNFNIISGTSMSCPHVSGLAALLKSLHPDWSPAAIRSALMTTAFSVDSQNASIIDVSTGLPATPFVLGSGHVDPEKASKPGLIYDIAPDDYLNYLCSLKYTPQQLATFAGKKYNCPKNKIIRARDLNYPSFSVLFDSGRKKATLTHTRTVTNVGQAPCGYTVNVREPQGVRITVKPKVLTFNKVGQKMRYMVTFSTVGGHGSAFGELAWVGDDATVRSPVTVTWQ; encoded by the coding sequence ATGGTCCCGTCTTTATCCCTGATGCTGATGGTTGTGCAGTTTCTGATGGCGCAAGTACATCCATACGCATACACCTCGATGAAGGGACGGACTTACATAGTCCACATGGATGCCACCGAGATCGCAGCTCTCGACGACTCCCTCGGTGGAGCCACCAGATGGCCCCAAGCCATGCTCGACTCCCTCTCGCTTTCGCGCGGAGAGGGAGAAGCAGAACCAGCACCTCAGCTACTATACGTCTACGACACTGCCCTCTCCGGGTTTGCTGCCACACTGTCGGCCAAACAAGCGGAGTCCCTTCGACAGCTCGATGGAGTCCTCACGGCCTACCCTGACGAGTTGATCCATCTCCATACCACGCACAGCCCGGACTTCTTAGGCCTAAACCCTGGCAAAGGCCTCTGGAGCTCGCGCAACTTAGCTTCCGACATCGTCGTCGGTGTGATCGACACTGGAATTTGGCCGGAACATGCTAGCTTCAGCGACACCGGTTATTCCGGCGTCAACCTCAGTCGATGGAGAGGCGCTTGTGAGGCCGGCAGAGGCTTTTCCGCCAGCAACTGCAACAGGAAGCTCGTCGGCGCCCGGGCCTTTTGGAAAGGTTATCAGGCCGTCGGGAGCAGGATAAACGAGACTAGCGAGTACCGGTCGGCTAGGGACTCGCAAGGGCATGGCACCCACACTGCTTCCACTGCGGCCGGCAACATCGTCGCCGGTGCAAGTCTTCTTGGCAACGCCAAGGGCTCAGCGAAAGGGATGAGGTATACTGCTAGAGTTGCAGCCTATAAAGCATGCTGGAACTCAGGTTGTGCCAGTTCGGACATACTAGCTGCAGTGGATCGAGCGGTGGCGGACGGGGTCGACGTTCTGTCTCTCTCCCTTGGCGGTGGATCTCGAGAGTACTACTCCGACAGCGTCGCCATTGCTGCCTTTGGGGCTGTCCGCAAAGGCGTGTTCATCTCCTGCTCGGCCGGTAACTCAGGCCCTTACGAGTCCACCGTGAGCAACACTGCCCCGTGGATCATGACAGTCGCTGCGAGCTACCTCGACCGACGGTTTCCGACTTCAGTGAAGCTCGGCGATGGCCGTACTTTCGAAGGTGCGTCTCTTTACGCGGGGAAGCCTACGGAACTTGTACCGATCGTCTACGGTGACACCGCCGGCGGGCGAGGGGCCCGGTTCTGCATTGCCGGTTCCCTCTCGTCGAAGCGTGTGATGGGAAAGATGGTCCTCTGTGATCGAGGCCTCATCAGCCGGACGGAGAAGGGCGAGCAAGTTAAGCTCGCAGGAGGCGTTGCGATGCTCTTGTTGAACTCCGAAGAGCAAGGAGAAGAGCTATTCGCCGATCTACATGTTCTGCCCGCCTCATCTTTAGGGGCTGCCGCCACCACGGCCATCAAAAGCTACATCGCTTCGTCGAAGACGCCTACTGCCATGATCACCTTCCAGGGCACGGTTTATGGCAAAACTGCGCCAATGATGGCTGCATTCTCGTCGCGAGGGCCGAGCTTGGTCGGACCAGACATCATAAAGCCCGACGTTACGGCACCAGGCGTGGCCATATTAGCGGCATGGCCACCTTCTGTGAGCCCTTCTCTTGTCGACAGCGATCAAAGGAGGGTTAACTTCAACATAATCTCCGGCACCTCCATGTCTTGCCCACACGTAAGCGGGCTTGCGGCACTCCTCAAATCATTGCACCCCGATTGGTCTCCGGCCGCCATAAGATCAGCACTGATGACCACTGCTTTTTCTGTAGACAGCCAAAATGCTTCTATCATTGACGTGAGCACTGGACTGCCGGCGACGCCATTCGTTCTGGGATCCGGTCATGTCGACCCAGAGAAAGCTTCCAAACCAGGCCTGATCTATGACATTGCCCCAGATGACTACCTCAACTATCTCTGTAGCTTGAAGTACACTCCCCAGCAACTGGCAACTTTCGCGGGGAAGAAGTACAACTGCCCCAAGAACAAGATCATTCGAGCACGGGACTTGAATTATCCTTCGTTCTCGGTGCTATTTGACAGTGGGAGAAAGAAAGCTACTCTGACACACACAAGGACGGTGACCAACGTGGGGCAGGCGCCGTGCGGATACACAGTGAATGTACGCGAGCCGCAGGGCGTGAGGATTACGGTGAAGCCGAAGGTGTTGACCTTCAACAAGGTCGGGCAGAAGATGAGGTACATGGTGACGTTTTCTACTGTAGGTGGTCATGGTTCTGCTTTTGGGGAGTTGGCATGGGTAGGTGACGACGCTACAGTTCGCAGTCCTGTCACAGTAACATGGCAATAG